The following are from one region of the Phycisphaerae bacterium genome:
- a CDS encoding ArsR family transcriptional regulator: protein MPTRVQADAVRKRMGKDDGPLLVCAYDNEEKCRNFGIGEAISYPKLKSRLDSISKSKELVFFCA, encoded by the coding sequence ATGCCAACGCGCGTTCAAGCCGACGCCGTCCGAAAACGGATGGGAAAGGACGACGGCCCCCTGCTCGTCTGCGCCTACGACAACGAGGAGAAGTGCCGAAATTTCGGCATCGGCGAAGCCATTTCCTATCCCAAGTTGAAGTCCCGCCTCGACTCCATTTCGAAGTCGAAGGAACTCGTTTTCTTCTGCGCTTGA
- a CDS encoding NUDIX hydrolase, with the protein MRRLLFDGALARLDRATFSDGAAEIALGPTSYRDFLGTNLRRADEIAGQSPPYLSNPLGVSILPITSDGYVALGMRSDRVVQHAGMAHPFGGMVEPWEGEPQVSTCADLHDTLPAATAPGVPSQAESSPHACPDIFAAAVRELVEETGLREDEISPPVLIGLVRDLSILQPEAVFETHTRLCRTEFEARFSRHDDKEHASAIFFRRSALPASASAVPHLLADLPLTPIAQAAIRLLSELRD; encoded by the coding sequence ATGCGACGCCTTCTTTTCGACGGGGCACTCGCCCGTCTGGACCGCGCCACATTTTCCGACGGTGCGGCCGAGATTGCGCTGGGCCCGACCAGCTACCGGGACTTTCTGGGTACGAATCTGCGCCGCGCCGACGAAATTGCCGGGCAGTCGCCCCCGTACTTGTCGAATCCGCTGGGCGTGAGCATTCTGCCGATCACCAGTGACGGATATGTGGCACTTGGTATGCGTAGCGATCGCGTCGTTCAGCACGCCGGGATGGCGCATCCTTTCGGGGGAATGGTGGAACCGTGGGAAGGCGAGCCGCAGGTTTCAACCTGCGCGGACCTTCATGACACATTGCCCGCGGCGACTGCCCCGGGAGTGCCATCGCAGGCGGAGTCATCGCCCCACGCCTGCCCCGACATCTTCGCGGCCGCGGTGCGAGAGCTTGTGGAGGAAACGGGGTTGCGCGAGGATGAAATCTCGCCGCCGGTGCTCATCGGTCTGGTCCGCGACCTGTCAATTCTCCAGCCCGAGGCGGTCTTCGAGACGCACACCCGTCTGTGCCGAACCGAATTCGAAGCGCGATTCTCCAGGCACGACGACAAGGAGCACGCTTCGGCGATCTTCTTCCGCCGGAGTGCGTTGCCCGCGTCGGCTTCGGCAGTGCCCCACCTGCTCGCCGATCTTCCGCTCACCCCGATCGCTCAGGCCGCGATCAGACTTCTGTCGGAGTTGAGGGACTGA
- a CDS encoding zinc-ribbon domain-containing protein, translated as MKHAEFDEDWIDDEDGDEPAEMICPSCGREVLEDTQKCPHCGDWIVPVDRSGGTSRFIWAIVVVFLVLALIAFVVR; from the coding sequence ATGAAACATGCCGAATTCGACGAGGACTGGATCGACGATGAGGACGGCGACGAGCCGGCGGAGATGATCTGCCCTTCGTGCGGCCGGGAAGTCCTCGAGGATACGCAAAAGTGTCCCCATTGTGGGGACTGGATCGTCCCCGTGGACCGCTCGGGTGGAACCAGCCGCTTCATCTGGGCCATTGTCGTTGTTTTCCTGGTGCTCGCCCTGATCGCCTTCGTTGTTCGCTGA
- a CDS encoding hydrolase, producing the protein MLRANRLDANRAFVLLIDVQEKLLPSIRGHENIVASIDKLLEVVRIFELPVIVTEQYPKGIGRTDARLLRRLESAPFTLIEKMAFSACGEDPVRDALRELDRSQCILVGIEAHVCVQQTALDLRSQEYDVFVCADAVGSRGRVDFENALHRMRQEGAYVTTVESAVFELCERCDTGRFKSMIDVIKCHPPQD; encoded by the coding sequence ATGCTGCGTGCCAATCGACTCGACGCGAATCGCGCCTTTGTGCTGCTCATCGACGTGCAGGAGAAGCTCCTGCCCTCCATCCGCGGGCACGAAAATATCGTCGCTTCCATCGATAAGCTCCTCGAGGTCGTGCGCATCTTCGAGCTGCCCGTAATCGTCACCGAGCAATATCCCAAGGGCATCGGACGTACGGATGCGCGCCTCCTTCGCCGGCTCGAATCCGCACCGTTCACACTGATCGAGAAAATGGCCTTCAGCGCCTGCGGGGAGGACCCCGTACGCGATGCCCTCCGCGAGCTGGATCGGTCTCAGTGCATCCTGGTCGGCATCGAGGCCCATGTCTGCGTTCAGCAGACGGCGCTCGACCTTCGCAGTCAGGAATATGATGTGTTCGTATGTGCCGACGCGGTCGGCTCGCGCGGGCGCGTGGACTTCGAAAATGCCCTGCACCGCATGCGGCAGGAGGGGGCGTACGTCACCACGGTGGAAAGCGCCGTCTTTGAGCTCTGCGAGCGATGCGATACCGGGCGTTTCAAGTCCATGATCGATGTGATCAAGTGCCATCCGCCGCAGGATTAG
- a CDS encoding tetratricopeptide repeat protein, whose protein sequence is MILARYLLILPLLLSAGSFVQPVQQSPPHESRAGDASPSKHAEPPAEERRLNVVIFREGLRRLGLTEILEQHLHEFPPSNPIATKLLLRDARLAAADDENRTPVERHQALMEANKLLGEVIAEAKDDPRRFQWRFDLAHSLVYDEAEPYFTNILYRGGTEQDRTELAERTGRALAALDRLIEELSAEYERIDQMSIAEFERVERTGYVAAVDALAPRAEYLRLWTWFYDSLARGREDPQRLTELTHVLQGLEREGTLLETDHMQSRVQVQALLLAGMAARRINDPAAARSYLDRAVRVADKLSDEEERDRVAWAVTLARLERVRTERDDGKFDAALRELDRLREQIGRDESPATFGLVLVAALEERNTYRDRAAVLSASGRSNDARKARRESWLALERVARRSPRHRNELYALVSGLVPSDATPASLDPFELAAVLAAALYEDGDATDDVRDAGGAVAVGKYFLEHAATDAPDLVPEVLFNLAAAEYHRGRLAAAAERLLTLVHDYPQFEHAQRAAVLAVELAGELRRDETHADREAVQTLYQSALETLVRGFAGTDAAEYWRFYLAQVYEQNDEFQSAAEEYNRVVPSHEYAEEARFRRLRCLALKLLADADKPDADVVAIRAAAASFLNLQRDYLQRATADAAESRGDDPSASRRMRLRLLTAEVHLLPQLDQARIALDNLGELEGKLDAEPELRARYWRARLLALEQLGRLDEAGRVVPLFVDADPVRAGATLQSLYDGLVERIDQPRADKGIVAAQRRADFLLLLARHIDAWVSRRDPAPDSYERRAAALQLAEAYLRAGKYQAAKERFSALVEHLAEGSASDDFRTRSELGLAESLYRLDDYAAALPIFNRWVTALPDGDPRRWQALLRDLQCRTTQGQDPRDVLKVIRQQRYLYPDMGGNRFRSEFDRLERENQRRLDTR, encoded by the coding sequence ATGATTCTTGCCCGATACCTCCTGATTCTGCCCCTGCTGCTTTCGGCGGGATCCTTCGTCCAACCGGTTCAGCAATCGCCCCCACATGAATCGCGGGCGGGCGATGCATCCCCGAGCAAGCACGCCGAACCCCCGGCCGAGGAGCGCAGACTCAACGTGGTCATCTTTCGCGAGGGGCTGCGCCGCCTTGGACTGACGGAAATCCTGGAGCAGCACCTTCATGAATTCCCGCCCTCCAATCCGATCGCAACCAAGCTGCTGTTGCGTGACGCGCGACTGGCAGCGGCGGACGATGAGAATCGAACACCGGTCGAGCGCCATCAAGCGCTTATGGAGGCCAACAAGCTTCTCGGGGAGGTCATCGCAGAAGCCAAGGACGATCCGCGGCGTTTTCAATGGCGCTTCGATCTCGCCCATTCCCTGGTCTATGATGAAGCCGAGCCCTACTTTACGAACATTCTCTATCGGGGCGGCACCGAGCAGGACCGGACCGAGCTGGCCGAACGTACCGGGCGGGCACTGGCCGCACTGGATCGGCTCATCGAGGAGCTTTCCGCGGAATATGAACGCATCGACCAGATGAGCATCGCCGAATTCGAGCGGGTCGAGCGCACCGGGTATGTTGCAGCCGTGGATGCGCTCGCCCCCCGCGCAGAGTACCTGCGCCTCTGGACCTGGTTCTACGATAGCCTGGCCCGCGGTCGCGAGGATCCCCAGCGGCTTACCGAGCTGACCCACGTGCTCCAGGGACTGGAGCGGGAAGGCACGCTTCTCGAGACCGATCACATGCAGAGCCGCGTGCAGGTTCAGGCCCTGCTTCTAGCGGGCATGGCCGCGCGGCGCATCAACGATCCTGCTGCGGCCCGATCCTATCTCGATCGCGCCGTGCGTGTCGCGGACAAGCTGTCCGATGAAGAAGAGCGCGACCGGGTGGCGTGGGCGGTGACGCTTGCCCGCCTGGAACGCGTGCGAACGGAGCGCGACGACGGCAAGTTTGATGCGGCGCTTCGTGAACTGGATCGCCTGCGCGAGCAGATTGGACGGGATGAGTCGCCTGCCACTTTCGGACTGGTTCTGGTTGCGGCCCTGGAGGAGAGGAATACTTATCGCGACCGTGCGGCGGTGCTGTCCGCGTCCGGTCGGTCAAACGATGCCAGGAAAGCACGACGCGAATCGTGGCTAGCTCTGGAACGCGTTGCCCGCCGCTCGCCGCGCCATCGCAATGAACTCTATGCGCTGGTCAGCGGCCTCGTTCCTTCCGACGCAACGCCGGCATCGCTCGATCCGTTCGAACTCGCCGCAGTTCTCGCCGCAGCATTGTACGAGGACGGGGACGCTACGGATGACGTCCGCGACGCGGGGGGCGCCGTTGCTGTTGGAAAGTACTTTCTGGAGCACGCCGCGACCGACGCCCCCGACTTGGTTCCCGAGGTGCTCTTCAATCTTGCGGCCGCCGAGTACCACCGGGGGCGTCTGGCCGCCGCAGCCGAGCGCCTGCTCACATTGGTTCACGACTATCCGCAATTTGAGCACGCGCAGCGCGCGGCCGTGCTTGCCGTGGAACTCGCCGGCGAACTCCGCCGCGATGAAACACACGCCGATCGCGAAGCCGTGCAGACGCTCTACCAAAGCGCGCTGGAAACGCTGGTCCGCGGGTTTGCGGGGACCGACGCCGCGGAGTACTGGCGCTTCTATCTCGCCCAGGTCTATGAGCAGAACGATGAGTTTCAGTCTGCGGCTGAGGAATACAACCGCGTTGTCCCGTCGCACGAGTACGCCGAAGAGGCCCGCTTTCGGCGCCTTCGCTGCCTGGCGCTGAAGCTGCTTGCGGATGCCGATAAGCCCGATGCGGATGTTGTGGCCATCCGCGCCGCTGCGGCATCGTTTCTGAATCTCCAGCGAGACTACCTTCAACGTGCTACTGCCGATGCTGCCGAATCGAGGGGCGATGATCCGTCCGCTTCCCGTCGCATGCGGCTTCGGCTCCTGACCGCCGAAGTACACCTGCTGCCGCAGCTCGATCAGGCCCGGATCGCCCTGGACAACCTGGGCGAACTGGAAGGCAAGCTGGATGCCGAGCCCGAGCTTCGGGCAAGGTATTGGCGTGCCCGGCTTCTCGCCCTGGAGCAACTGGGTCGGCTCGACGAAGCCGGCCGGGTCGTCCCGCTATTTGTTGATGCCGATCCTGTTCGCGCCGGTGCCACGTTGCAGTCACTGTACGACGGGCTGGTGGAGCGAATCGATCAGCCTCGCGCCGACAAAGGCATCGTTGCCGCCCAGCGCCGTGCGGACTTTCTCCTGCTGCTTGCCCGTCATATCGATGCGTGGGTTTCGCGCCGCGATCCGGCACCGGATTCCTACGAGCGACGTGCCGCGGCGCTGCAATTGGCCGAAGCTTACCTCCGCGCGGGCAAGTACCAGGCCGCGAAAGAGCGCTTCTCCGCCCTGGTGGAACACCTGGCCGAAGGCAGCGCGTCTGACGACTTCCGCACCCGGTCGGAGCTTGGCCTGGCGGAGTCGCTCTATCGTCTGGACGATTACGCGGCCGCGCTGCCGATCTTCAATCGCTGGGTGACGGCACTGCCCGACGGCGATCCCCGCCGCTGGCAGGCGCTGCTCCGCGACCTGCAATGCCGCACGACCCAGGGCCAGGATCCGCGCGACGTACTGAAAGTGATTCGCCAGCAACGCTACCTGTATCCCGATATGGGCGGCAATCGCTTCCGCTCGGAGTTCGATCGGCTGGAGCGCGAGAATCAGCGGCGCCTCGACACGCGATGA
- a CDS encoding biopolymer transporter ExbD, with protein sequence MTPDSRNKQGEVKSNEAGAHPHPRAKSRLHGLRSHRRTTPLAFSFAPLIDVTFLLLIFFVVTTTFERAEGLLSSRVPEDTGPAAVELPLTPIIVRVRQVGPDPENVSLLLEKFDRRPANFNQLVEELEAIQTLPGFDRETPVVIMADNAVRWDHVVNAWNAALRAGCKRVAFGDSESR encoded by the coding sequence ATGACGCCGGACTCACGGAACAAACAGGGCGAAGTAAAGAGCAACGAGGCGGGCGCCCACCCCCATCCGCGCGCGAAATCGCGTTTGCACGGCTTGCGCTCGCACCGGCGGACGACGCCCTTGGCGTTCAGCTTTGCTCCGCTGATCGATGTGACGTTTCTGCTGCTCATTTTCTTCGTGGTGACCACGACCTTTGAGCGGGCGGAGGGGCTGCTCTCGTCGCGCGTGCCGGAGGACACGGGGCCAGCGGCGGTGGAACTTCCCCTGACGCCGATTATCGTGCGGGTCCGACAGGTCGGGCCGGATCCCGAGAACGTGAGTTTGCTCCTCGAGAAATTCGATCGGCGACCCGCGAATTTCAATCAGTTGGTCGAAGAGCTGGAGGCGATCCAGACGCTGCCCGGGTTCGACAGGGAAACGCCGGTAGTGATCATGGCCGACAACGCCGTGCGCTGGGACCACGTGGTCAACGCCTGGAATGCCGCCCTTCGAGCCGGGTGCAAGAGGGTGGCCTTCGGAGATTCCGAGAGCAGGTAA
- a CDS encoding biopolymer transporter ExbD: protein MRTFQQRAEVSVLQRLRRGRGEMGVNLTPMVDVIFMLTIFYMLVTRFFSVEQVAMQLPSPDESLARAGHLPDRVVINCRPGAAADGGDVLYSLGPNAPESLASITQRLQAMKRDVPALKVVIRADRRLPYADVKALMRTVATSGIDMLHVVAHVEEEP from the coding sequence ATGCGTACCTTTCAGCAACGAGCGGAGGTATCGGTGCTCCAGCGGCTGCGCCGGGGACGGGGAGAAATGGGCGTCAATCTTACGCCCATGGTCGATGTCATTTTCATGTTGACCATCTTCTACATGCTGGTGACGCGATTCTTCTCCGTGGAACAGGTCGCGATGCAATTGCCCTCTCCCGACGAAAGCCTGGCCCGCGCCGGGCACCTGCCCGATCGCGTCGTAATCAACTGCCGCCCCGGCGCCGCTGCGGACGGCGGGGATGTTCTGTACAGCCTGGGCCCCAACGCGCCGGAATCGCTGGCGTCGATCACGCAGCGGCTTCAGGCCATGAAACGCGACGTGCCGGCGCTCAAAGTGGTGATTCGGGCCGACCGTCGGCTTCCCTATGCAGACGTCAAGGCGCTGATGCGTACGGTGGCGACCAGCGGGATCGACATGCTCCACGTTGTGGCCCATGTCGAAGAGGAACCCTGA
- a CDS encoding MotA/TolQ/ExbB proton channel family protein, with amino-acid sequence MTTRWHRWGGAALLLVLTCTATALAQDTGGEAAAANVRYFDFFVVKGGWIAYLLIALSVVAMALAIEHALTIRRTTIVPPGVADHTRMLISQRRYLEAIQYTAEHPSMLGYLLHAALKQAPNGLAAMERAVEEALEDRAARLYRKIEYLNIIGSVSPMIGLFGTVVGMILLFAAIHASDAFPGARIVADRIAIALITTFWGLAVAIPSLAVFALFRNRIEVLAAECLLSAEHVLAVFQPSAMAPAPERNSAATVEGGNRESGVGEVATSAASVNRASPNEANSPTEPAGPRAAVTSHR; translated from the coding sequence ATGACAACGCGATGGCATCGGTGGGGCGGAGCGGCCCTTCTGCTTGTTCTGACTTGCACCGCGACAGCGCTGGCACAAGACACCGGCGGCGAAGCGGCGGCCGCTAACGTCCGCTATTTCGATTTCTTCGTGGTCAAGGGGGGCTGGATCGCCTACCTGCTGATCGCCCTTTCGGTTGTGGCCATGGCCTTGGCGATCGAGCATGCACTGACCATTCGACGTACGACGATTGTTCCGCCGGGGGTCGCCGACCATACACGCATGCTGATCTCGCAGCGGCGTTACCTGGAAGCCATTCAGTACACGGCCGAGCATCCCAGCATGTTGGGCTATCTTCTGCATGCCGCGTTGAAACAGGCGCCGAACGGGCTGGCGGCCATGGAGCGCGCCGTGGAGGAGGCTCTGGAGGATCGTGCCGCGCGGCTCTATCGAAAAATCGAATACCTCAACATCATCGGCAGCGTGTCCCCGATGATCGGGCTGTTCGGAACCGTCGTGGGCATGATCCTGCTCTTCGCCGCGATCCACGCGTCGGACGCATTTCCCGGGGCGCGAATCGTGGCGGACCGCATCGCCATCGCGCTGATCACCACGTTCTGGGGCCTTGCCGTCGCGATCCCTTCACTGGCGGTGTTTGCGCTGTTCCGGAACCGGATTGAAGTTCTGGCGGCCGAGTGCCTTCTTTCGGCCGAGCATGTGTTGGCGGTGTTCCAGCCGAGTGCGATGGCGCCGGCTCCGGAAAGGAACAGCGCTGCGACGGTCGAAGGCGGGAATCGCGAGTCCGGAGTTGGGGAGGTCGCGACGTCGGCGGCGTCGGTGAATCGGGCTTCGCCAAACGAAGCGAATTCTCCAACGGAGCCGGCGGGCCCACGAGCCGCGGTAACATCGCATCGCTGA
- a CDS encoding VWA domain-containing protein — translation MPAGTTIRRGYATSTGVDVAAADTASASNSRAWLRFDDRTLIGAWGLSLLVHLAALVVMLLLVFPFEANRAADLPVTQIEFVSEPTATVDERASSNAFAKPVEPTPKPVEPRSFTPLSELTVKRKPELSILAIGSGGGDLGQYGLTGGSSAAPQFFGLGGTARAARSVVYVVDRSGSMVDTFSYVKAELKRSITALRRSQKFHVIFFSDGEPLENPPHKLVSAIEAQKKAFFEFMDQIDAAGSTHPEQSMRRALALEPDVVYFLTDGEFDRRLVDLLDRWNEDRRVQIFTIAYFDPAGAELLEHIAREHGGEFKYVTENDLP, via the coding sequence ATGCCCGCTGGAACCACGATTCGCCGAGGCTATGCAACGTCAACTGGGGTCGACGTGGCCGCTGCCGACACAGCTTCTGCCTCGAACTCGCGCGCCTGGTTGCGGTTCGATGACCGCACCCTGATCGGCGCGTGGGGGTTGTCGCTGCTCGTCCACTTGGCTGCCCTTGTGGTCATGCTCCTGCTCGTGTTTCCTTTCGAGGCGAATCGAGCCGCCGACCTGCCGGTGACCCAGATTGAATTTGTCTCCGAACCGACCGCGACGGTGGATGAACGTGCGTCATCGAATGCGTTCGCCAAGCCTGTGGAGCCGACTCCGAAGCCCGTGGAGCCGCGCTCGTTCACGCCGCTTTCAGAGTTGACCGTCAAGCGAAAACCGGAATTATCCATATTGGCGATTGGATCGGGCGGGGGGGACCTGGGTCAGTACGGGCTTACCGGAGGCTCCTCGGCCGCGCCGCAATTTTTCGGGCTGGGCGGGACCGCCCGGGCGGCGCGATCCGTCGTCTACGTCGTTGACCGCAGCGGAAGCATGGTCGACACGTTCTCTTACGTCAAAGCGGAGCTGAAGCGGTCGATAACCGCCCTTCGACGGAGCCAGAAATTTCACGTGATCTTCTTCAGCGACGGCGAGCCGCTGGAAAATCCTCCCCACAAGCTGGTCAGCGCCATCGAAGCGCAAAAGAAGGCCTTCTTCGAGTTTATGGATCAGATCGACGCCGCAGGCAGCACGCACCCCGAGCAATCCATGCGCCGGGCACTGGCCCTGGAGCCGGACGTGGTGTATTTCCTCACCGACGGGGAATTCGATCGCCGGCTGGTGGACCTGCTGGATCGCTGGAACGAGGACCGCCGGGTGCAGATCTTTACCATTGCCTATTTCGATCCGGCGGGGGCGGAGCTGCTCGAGCACATCGCCCGTGAACACGGCGGAGAATTCAAGTACGTCACGGAGAACGATCTGCCGTGA
- a CDS encoding VPLPA-CTERM sorting domain-containing protein — MRRITLFLMLAGAVSVLSATSAEANMTGTFSRAYGTTNGGAFLFTPSGNFRGLTFDPFVTFCLERNEYLDYTHVFTVEDISGAAYGGGRGGGSPDPLNERTAWLYESFRNGSLAAFGFDYNNAMGKLNASSDALQYVIWGLEDELGSNWAPSGALQTAFFNAANTYGVGHGLGSVRVLNLTWPNGTPAQSQLVVVPLPAGVLLGMVGLGAFGLVRRRLA; from the coding sequence ATGCGTCGGATCACTTTATTCCTGATGTTGGCGGGTGCCGTTTCCGTACTTTCGGCCACTTCGGCCGAAGCGAATATGACCGGCACGTTCTCCCGGGCGTATGGAACGACCAACGGCGGCGCTTTTCTTTTTACGCCGTCGGGCAATTTCCGCGGCCTGACGTTCGACCCGTTTGTCACCTTCTGCCTCGAGCGGAACGAATATCTCGACTACACCCACGTGTTCACCGTGGAAGACATCTCGGGCGCCGCCTACGGCGGAGGTCGCGGCGGCGGCTCGCCGGACCCGCTCAATGAGCGTACCGCGTGGCTGTACGAGAGCTTCCGCAACGGATCGCTGGCGGCATTCGGCTTCGACTACAACAACGCCATGGGCAAGCTCAACGCGTCCTCTGACGCCCTCCAGTACGTGATCTGGGGTCTCGAGGATGAGTTGGGATCAAACTGGGCACCGTCCGGCGCGCTTCAAACGGCCTTTTTCAACGCTGCCAATACGTATGGTGTCGGCCATGGTCTGGGCAGCGTCCGCGTGCTCAACCTGACTTGGCCCAACGGCACACCGGCGCAGAGCCAGTTGGTCGTCGTCCCGCTGCCTGCCGGCGTGCTGCTGGGTATGGTGGGTCTGGGTGCGTTCGGTCTGGTCCGCCGCCGGCTGGCATAG
- a CDS encoding lipase maturation factor family protein: MVKNPPAKPLLVFDGDCGFCRYWMVRWRRHTLGHVDYAPYQDVADQFPEIPIEQFQRAAQLVEPDGNVFAGAEGIFRAARYAPSRRWLNTLYRLVPGLPLAARITYGTIARHRAAAMTVTRLLWGPKPEPSTFHLARWLFLRLLGLIYLIAFLSLGSQVLALIGERGISPAGEFLERVSGRFDAQAYMWVPTLAWLDHSDRFLLFLCHGGALLSGLIVLGFAPGPLFLLLWVFYLSLVSVGNVFLSFQWDALLLETGFLAIFLAPWRWRSRLATDPPPSGWMLVLFRLLLFKLMLLSGIVKLESGDESWWKLTALEYHYWTQPLPLWTAWYVHQLPTWVHRASVAIVFVIELGMPLLFFAPRRPRHLAAGATVFLMLVIGATGNYTFFNLLTIALCVLLLDDNLLRRFTFPRTRGALDNLLSLSRPPRWRALVHAPLFVTVLAVSVLVGVQRAARVRYPEPIANTLRRVSVLHSCNAYGLFAAMTKQRHEIVIQGSDDGREWRPYRLRWKPNDPLVAPCWVQPHQPRVDWQMWFAALSDYRRQPWLTNLMARILEGSPDVLDLFAVNPFSEKPPRYVRAIVYDYHFTTPEEHRETGAWWTRRELGLYTPALSLRGR; the protein is encoded by the coding sequence ATGGTCAAGAATCCTCCTGCCAAGCCTCTACTGGTCTTCGACGGTGATTGCGGATTCTGCCGCTACTGGATGGTGCGGTGGCGACGACACACGCTGGGTCATGTCGATTACGCCCCTTATCAGGACGTAGCCGACCAGTTCCCCGAGATTCCCATTGAACAATTCCAACGCGCCGCACAACTGGTTGAACCAGATGGGAATGTCTTTGCCGGCGCCGAGGGGATATTCCGGGCGGCGCGATACGCGCCGTCGCGGCGCTGGTTGAACACACTGTACCGCCTCGTGCCCGGACTTCCCCTCGCGGCGCGAATCACGTACGGCACGATCGCGCGCCATCGTGCGGCCGCGATGACGGTTACGCGACTCCTCTGGGGGCCCAAGCCGGAGCCGTCTACGTTTCACCTCGCGCGATGGCTCTTTCTGCGCCTGCTTGGTCTGATCTACCTGATCGCGTTTCTTTCGCTGGGTTCACAGGTGCTGGCGCTGATCGGTGAGCGCGGCATTTCACCGGCCGGCGAATTCCTCGAACGGGTATCCGGCCGTTTCGATGCACAGGCTTACATGTGGGTTCCGACGCTTGCCTGGCTGGACCACAGCGATCGGTTCCTGTTGTTCCTGTGCCATGGCGGGGCCCTGCTTTCCGGGTTGATTGTACTCGGCTTTGCTCCGGGGCCGTTGTTTCTCCTGCTTTGGGTCTTCTACCTTTCGCTAGTATCGGTCGGGAATGTATTCCTCTCTTTTCAGTGGGACGCCCTGCTGCTGGAAACGGGCTTCCTGGCGATTTTCCTGGCGCCATGGCGGTGGCGATCAAGGTTAGCCACCGATCCGCCGCCGTCCGGCTGGATGCTCGTGCTCTTTCGGCTGTTGCTCTTCAAGCTGATGCTGCTTTCCGGCATCGTGAAACTGGAGAGTGGGGATGAAAGTTGGTGGAAGCTCACGGCACTGGAGTACCACTACTGGACCCAGCCGCTCCCACTCTGGACGGCATGGTATGTCCATCAACTTCCGACGTGGGTTCATCGCGCGTCGGTGGCGATTGTATTCGTGATCGAACTGGGCATGCCCTTGCTTTTCTTCGCTCCGCGACGACCCCGCCACCTCGCGGCCGGCGCTACGGTTTTCCTGATGCTGGTCATCGGCGCCACCGGGAATTACACGTTCTTTAACCTGCTGACAATTGCCCTCTGCGTTTTGCTGCTCGACGATAACCTGCTGCGGAGATTCACTTTCCCGCGAACGCGTGGAGCGCTCGACAACCTGCTGAGTCTCTCGCGGCCACCGCGGTGGCGGGCGCTTGTGCACGCGCCGCTGTTCGTGACGGTGCTGGCGGTCAGCGTGCTGGTCGGTGTGCAGCGGGCTGCTCGCGTGCGCTATCCCGAACCGATTGCGAATACGCTGCGGCGCGTCAGCGTCCTGCATTCCTGCAATGCGTACGGCCTGTTCGCCGCGATGACCAAGCAGCGGCACGAGATTGTCATCCAGGGCAGCGACGACGGACGGGAGTGGCGGCCGTACCGGCTCCGCTGGAAGCCGAACGATCCGCTTGTGGCTCCATGCTGGGTGCAGCCGCACCAGCCGCGGGTCGACTGGCAGATGTGGTTTGCCGCGCTGAGCGATTATCGTCGCCAGCCCTGGCTGACGAATCTGATGGCACGGATTCTGGAGGGCTCACCGGACGTGCTCGACCTGTTCGCCGTGAATCCATTTTCCGAAAAGCCGCCGCGATACGTACGAGCAATAGTCTATGACTACCACTTCACCACGCCGGAGGAGCACCGGGAAACGGGCGCCTGGTGGACGCGGAGGGAACTGGGGTTATACACGCCGGCGCTGTCGCTTCGAGGGCGTTGA